The Oscillatoria sp. FACHB-1407 genomic sequence GAAGGTTGCATCACTGAAGTGATGTGGTTGTTAGCAACTGATTGGCGAGTTCAAAATGAATTTCTGCGGCATCTAGCCAATCGCATCTATGAATGTGAACCGCTTTCTTCTCAGGATTTTGCTCGGATTGCTGAATTGAATACTCAATATGCTGATTTACCAGCCGATTTTTCAGATTTGTCCCTTGTGGTAATTTCTGAACGTTTGAATATTGCCGCGATCGCCACTTTAGATAAAGATTTCGATATCTATCGACGCTATCGAAATCAGCCCTTTGAACGAGTCTTCTATCCCTAATCATTCCGTTAGATCCTCAGCTTCTTTGAAGACGGAGTTGTGCTGAGTCAACCAATTCAGAAGGTGCCCGATGAAGAGTGAGGAAAAGTGGCGATCATTGTTATTCTTAAAATTCATTGATATATTCTGTTTGTGTCAACAATAAAGATGGAAAAATATTGGAGATGGACTATCAAAATTATTACAACGCTTTCAGAGAATTAATTTTAATAGCCGATAAAATTAGTGGCACGGGATTAATATCGGACTTTGAATCTAGACAAAAATGGGCATTAGATCTGTTCTTTCAGTTGAGAAATCGTTCAAAAACCATCTTAAGTTTACTGCCTGAAGATGGAGCAATTGAGAGCAAAACATATGATTTATCAGCTATCGCCTGTTTGACAAGAAGTTTAGGGGAAATTTATGAGGCGTTTTATTATTTTGGCATAGATAGAATAGAAGAACCTGAGGCTATGCTTAGATTTTTACTGATGAAAATTCATCAGGAATCAGAACTCGAAGAAATTCAAAAAAAGTTTAGGTATGAGGAATTTGACATTAAATTAATTAAAGAAAGTATTCGGAGTCTTAGAGATGAAGCTAAACGCCGCTATTCAGAGCTATCTTCATTAGAAGGCTATGAAATTTATGATCTAATAAATCAAGGAAAAGACAAATTCCGTAAAACTTTAAAGCACAACAAAGGGCGCTGTTTAGACAGAAAAACTATTAATAGAAGAATTTTTGAGAGGATACATGAAAATCAAGAAATACCAGGAGTCGGGAAGATAGACTTAGATAAACTTGAGAAAATTTTTGAAGCAATGGATACATATTTATCGAATCATATACATGTATCACCTCTTGCTGTGAGTGAATCAGCGTATGAAGTGATGATTGGAGATAAAAGCAAACACTTTTATAAACTTCTTATACGCCATAACTCTTTCTTTCTTGGCTCTGCTATCTTTGATATTGCTGAGATGCAGAATAATCCCCGTATTTCAGATAATTCAAAGGAATTAGTTGCAGAAAGCGTTATCGGCTATCTTAGAGATTTATTATCTTGATAATTTACATTTTTATCATTATTTTATTTAATTATTCTTATTAGCAAAGAAGGATTTCTTTTAGAGCCAAAACCCAGATAGTCTATTTTTTATATTGAACCAAAACTTTCAAGAATTCATCAATTACATCTTTGGGTCTGTTGTAACATCGTTCAGCAGGATAATGTTCTATGCATAAGATCCCTGACTTCTTAAACCAAAAATCTTTTTCTTTATCCTTCTCGTAGCGATCGGGGTGATAAGCAACCTCCAAAATACCCCAAGTACCTTGATGACAAATTAAAAAATCTACTTCTCGATGATCCTCATATATATTACCTGTTTCATATCTAACTGCTAATGGTAAAGGAAAGAAAAGAACTTCAGCTACTTCTAATTCCTGTGCTATTCGCACTTCCGATTGAGAAGCAAATTTTATTTCATTATATGTGATAGGTTGTTTGCTTTCTCTTATGAATACTTTTTCAGTAATTAGTCCTTGATTCACTTCTTTGGAAATTGTAATTAGACGTTTAATAACATCGCGCCAGTTTTCTTCTACTTCTAGCAAATCCATTTTGAATTTTACTGGAAAATCAGACATATCATCCCATATATGCCCCTCGGCTATAAAATTAAAGCTTTTGAGAAGAATTTCCTTAATAGGATTGTTCTCTTGAATTTTCTTGTAATTTTCGCGAGGCAAAATGACAAACAAGCCATTAATATCATTGCCAAAACTATCACTATAAGTAAAGTGCAATTTTGCATCAACTATAAGTGCTGCATAAGCATCGAAGCCATTTTCAATTAAATCCTCAACCCAAGTACGGAGTAATCGTTCTTCTAAATCAATCATTCAATCCTCCAGTTTTCTTAATTTACAGACGCAAACAATTACCTGAGGAAACTAAGCGAAAAGTATTTACTTGCGATCGCCTATCTCTCAATTTCCCAATCTTCTTGCAACCCATCAACCTCCTCAAACTCGCATATGTTATGCGTAAATTCCTTACCAGCCCCTCGGTTGCTATGGACACTGTAGAACTGTTTTAGCGATCGCTCAAATCGTTGTTCTGCCTCGGCGAGTTCAGTCCGCGTAGGCGGACTTCGCTCCAATAGCCGCGAATTCATTCGCTGGGTTCAGTCCCCCAATCACTAGATGCACCCCAAATGAACAGTTTGTTGGGACATCGCCACACTTTTAAACGCGACATACTACCTTTTAGCCTCAGTCCTCAGCACTTTGCTACAAAATCTCATCTACCCTCTTCTTCAGAGGTAATCTTCAACACTTGATATAGATCGCTTCCTGCTTTAGTACTATTGTACTATTTTATTTTCTCCCGTAAACTGAAGAAGTCCTGGTCGCTAACGAGGAATAGTTATGCAGAACGCCGTGAATTGGTTTGAAATTCCTGCCGTTGACTTCGATCGCGCCGTTGACTTCTACAGCACTGTGCTGGGAGTCGAGATTCAAAAAGCAGACTTTATGGGAGAACCGCAAGCCTTCTTTCCCTACGAAGGGACGAGTGTGAGCGGTGCGATTGTGAAAAGCGATCGCCTCACTCCCTCCATGACAGGAACCTTGATCTACCTCAATCTGACAACAGTTGAGAACCTGGAACTGGCACTGACCCGCGTGGAGCCAAATGGGGGCAAGGTATTGATGGGTAAGACCGACATTGGTGACCCTGGCTTCATCGCCCTGATTCAAGACACCGAAGGCAATGGCATGGGGTTCCATGCATTCCGCCCAGCATAACAGCCTCCTCTGCTCCACATACTCATTAACCCATCTCCCGCCCACTCTTCACTCTCGCTCTCTACTCCCCACTCCCTACTCTCTACTTCCCCCAAGACGATTGCGAGCATCGAGAAACTGAAGTTGCTGATAGAGCGTTGCAATTTGCGGCAGGAATAACCCTGCCTGTTTTGCGGCTCTCAAGGGATTGCCGAAGATGGCCTCTAGCTCTAGCGGACGGTGTTCATCGTAGTCAATCTTCATGCTGGGGCGGTAGGGCTTCATTTTCAGCGTGTGATCCAGCATGGTGTGGATGAATTCTTCTGGAATGGAGCGACTACTGCCGGGAGTCATGGCTTCCACGCAGGCAGCGGCTCCAGCCAACACTTCTCGCATCAACTGCTCTGCCAGCGATCGCGTGTGGTCATCTGCCATCATCTCGTGGGTGGTGGCGTTGAGCACTACCGACAAGCCATTGAAGGGAATATTCCACACGAGTTTTTTCCACCGCGCTAGAAACAGATCGGAAGCAAGCTCGATGGGGATTCCCGCTCGCTCAAAGTCAGCCGCGATCGCCTCCATCCGCTGAGTCACACCAACAGGGGTGTAATCAGGCGCATACTCCCCCATCGCAATCTTCTTGTAGTCGAGGTGGTGAATATGCCCTGGTGCAATTTTGTTAGAGCAGAGGAAACACAATCCTCCAATGACGCGATCGCTGCCAACGATGCTCGCCACTTTGGTTTCCACCCCCAAGCCATTCTGCAACACCAGCACAACGCCATCTTCCTTGAGAACCGGAGGCAACAGATCGGGCAACAGGTGGTTTTGAGTGGTTTTTAGAGCGATCGCCACCACATCACAGCGGGGCATATCAGTCACACGGCGGTAAGCGTTGACCTGCGGCAACTTGAAGTCACCATCAACGGAATCTACAACTAAGCCAAACTCCCGCACATGCTCATAGTCGCTGTGCAGCAAGAAGTGTACTTCTGCCCCGGCTTGTTGCAGTCGTGCTCCGTAGAAGCCACCCAGTGCCCCGGTTCCTAAAATGGCGTATGTCAGTCCCATGTGCGATCGCCTTTTTCCTACGCGGTAACAACCCTCTAGACTGGCAACAACCCTTTGCTTGCCAACCACTCCCGATTAAACAGGCGCGATTGATAGCGCGTTCCCCCATCACACAAGACCGTGACGATCGTGTGTCCGGGACCCAATTGTTTCGCCAGCGCAACGGCAGCACCGACGTTGATGCCCACAGAGCCGCCCATAAACAACCCCTCTTTCTCCAGGAGTTGATAGATGACGCGAATGGCGGTGGGGTCATCGACCTGCAACGCATCGTCAATCGGCACGCCTTCCATATTGGCGGTAACACGACTGTTGCCAATGCCCTCCGTGATGGAACTGCCCTCAATGCTGATGGTTCCCGTTTTAGCAAAGCTGTAGAGTCCGCTGCCCATCGGGTCTGCCAGCACACACTTAATATCGGGATTCTTCTCTTTCAGAAATAGGGCAACCCCGGCATAGGTTCCCCCAGTCCCCGTTGCCGCAACCCAGGCATCCACTTTGCCTCCGGTTTGTTCCCAGATTTCGGGACCCGTGGTTTCGTAGTGCGATCGCCGATTTGCCAGATTATCAAACTGATTCGCCCAAATGGCGTTTTCCATCTCTTCGGCAATTCTGCCGGACAGTTTGACGTAGTTGTTGGGGTCACGGTAGGGCACTGCGGGAACGGGACGCACCTCGGCTCCCAGCGTCCGCAGCAAGTCCATTTTTTCCTGCGATTGGGTATCGGGAATGATGATCAGGCACTTGTAACCTTTGGCATTACAAATGTGCGCTAAGCCAATGCCCGTATTGCCTGCGGTGCCCTCCACAACCGTTCCACCCGGTTTGAGTAACCCCTTCTCTTCTGCGTCTTTAATAATGTAGAGAGCCGCCCGATCTTTCACAGAACCGCCCGGATTCAAAAATTCTGCCTTTCCCAAAATTTCACAGCCCGTTTCATCACTGAAGCTGTTTAGCCGGATCAGGGGAGTGTTGCCAACCGCACCGACAAATCCATCTTTGATGTCTACCATGCCAGATTCCTAACCTGCGTTCCTTACCAGATTCTAAAGCGAAGTTGCCTTAAACTGCGATCGCCCCACCGCTGTAGCTGCTGCTCAATCTCACCCAACTCCGCAGATCCCATCCGGGCAGTAGGGCATTGCGTCGTCCCTCCAATTGGCGTTTTTGCCAAGGGGTTTAAGCTTGGCTGAATTAGGAGACTGGCTGTAAGCGGAGGCTGAACTGCACCGGGAAAGGAAGCATGAGCCTGGACTTGTCCTGTCAAGCGGGGAGGTTGGGATGGTTTCATCCGTCCGTCAGTGACTGCTGAGAGTATAGCTTTGGTCAGAAAGCTTAAGGCACAGGCAATGGCTCAAACCCGGATGCTAAGCAAGCTTCCTGACTCGCCTCCGCCTGATCGAATGTGGCTACGGCTATAACCGCTGTTGAGCCGTTGCTGCATCACAGTCACATACGTCGATATCAACAATCTGCGCCAACAATCCTGGTGGGGCACAATCCTAATGCTGAATGCCCCTAACCCTCACCCCTATGCAAGACGATCGCCATAATACGCCTTATATTGATCTCCCCAGACGGAGCTGTTGTAGATAAAATAGAGCGTCCGACGAGAGGTATCAGAGCGATTGGGGGCACTAGCATGGGGCGTCAGGCTATGAAAGATGACAATATCACCCGGATCGGCACAAATGAGAACTTCTTCCGCCTGGTCAACAGCAGTCGGATCAACATCCTGAGGCTGACCGGATGGAGCGGGTAAGCGGTGTTGGTGTAGATCGGGATAAAGGGCGATCGCTCCATTCTCTGCATTCGCTGCATCGATCGCAATCTGCACCGTCAGTAACGCATCGGCAGGCAACCCCATTTTTTCCCAGTAGGCGTAGTCTTGATGCAAACCGTATCCCTGAGTTCCAGGGGGTTTGAGAATCAGTTTGTCTTTAAATAAAATCGGTTCGTCGTTCAATAAATCGCGCAAGATCTCGCATAGCCGAGCATCGTGAGCCATGGCACGAAACAGCCCAGACCAGTGAATCACTGGATCAAGGCGATCGCACACCGTTGCGCCCGTCAAGTTTTGGCGGGTAGCCGCTTCTGGAATATGTTGTGAAAATAAACTCTTTTGGGCACTCAGGCGATCGCACTCAGCTCGCAATTGGTCGATCTCGGTTGCCGTGAAAACATTGCGAACAACAACATAACCGTTTTTCCAGTAGTGGCGCGATTGAGTGGTTTGAGACATCACCATGTTAAAACTCCGATTTCTGCCATTCTGTCTGTTGAGTGGCCATCGTCAAACCTGCTCGCTCATATACACGCTGACCTGCACTGTTCAGCAGAGCAAAACAGCCCAACGCTTCTTTGTTCAAACGGCGTGCTTCCTGCCGGAGTGCCTCGACGGTTGCTTGAGCAATCCCCTGTCGTCGCCACGCGGGATGAATGACAAGATTCTTGAGACGCAACAGTTCATCGATTTCCATCGCCCCCACTGAGCCACACAC encodes the following:
- a CDS encoding type II toxin-antitoxin system VapC family toxin; its protein translation is MTYRPKILVDTGLLVAFYDSADSYHDRVVEFFSTCTSQLITTEGCITEVMWLLATDWRVQNEFLRHLANRIYECEPLSSQDFARIAELNTQYADLPADFSDLSLVVISERLNIAAIATLDKDFDIYRRYRNQPFERVFYP
- a CDS encoding VOC family protein, whose amino-acid sequence is MQNAVNWFEIPAVDFDRAVDFYSTVLGVEIQKADFMGEPQAFFPYEGTSVSGAIVKSDRLTPSMTGTLIYLNLTTVENLELALTRVEPNGGKVLMGKTDIGDPGFIALIQDTEGNGMGFHAFRPA
- a CDS encoding putative 2-dehydropantoate 2-reductase, which encodes MGLTYAILGTGALGGFYGARLQQAGAEVHFLLHSDYEHVREFGLVVDSVDGDFKLPQVNAYRRVTDMPRCDVVAIALKTTQNHLLPDLLPPVLKEDGVVLVLQNGLGVETKVASIVGSDRVIGGLCFLCSNKIAPGHIHHLDYKKIAMGEYAPDYTPVGVTQRMEAIAADFERAGIPIELASDLFLARWKKLVWNIPFNGLSVVLNATTHEMMADDHTRSLAEQLMREVLAGAAACVEAMTPGSSRSIPEEFIHTMLDHTLKMKPYRPSMKIDYDEHRPLELEAIFGNPLRAAKQAGLFLPQIATLYQQLQFLDARNRLGGSRE
- a CDS encoding cysteine synthase A — encoded protein: MVDIKDGFVGAVGNTPLIRLNSFSDETGCEILGKAEFLNPGGSVKDRAALYIIKDAEEKGLLKPGGTVVEGTAGNTGIGLAHICNAKGYKCLIIIPDTQSQEKMDLLRTLGAEVRPVPAVPYRDPNNYVKLSGRIAEEMENAIWANQFDNLANRRSHYETTGPEIWEQTGGKVDAWVAATGTGGTYAGVALFLKEKNPDIKCVLADPMGSGLYSFAKTGTISIEGSSITEGIGNSRVTANMEGVPIDDALQVDDPTAIRVIYQLLEKEGLFMGGSVGINVGAAVALAKQLGPGHTIVTVLCDGGTRYQSRLFNREWLASKGLLPV
- a CDS encoding phytanoyl-CoA dioxygenase family protein; amino-acid sequence: MVMSQTTQSRHYWKNGYVVVRNVFTATEIDQLRAECDRLSAQKSLFSQHIPEAATRQNLTGATVCDRLDPVIHWSGLFRAMAHDARLCEILRDLLNDEPILFKDKLILKPPGTQGYGLHQDYAYWEKMGLPADALLTVQIAIDAANAENGAIALYPDLHQHRLPAPSGQPQDVDPTAVDQAEEVLICADPGDIVIFHSLTPHASAPNRSDTSRRTLYFIYNSSVWGDQYKAYYGDRLA